In Eleutherodactylus coqui strain aEleCoq1 chromosome 11, aEleCoq1.hap1, whole genome shotgun sequence, a single window of DNA contains:
- the LOC136582038 gene encoding cytoskeleton-associated protein 5-A-like, whose protein sequence is MGGHQEPSHTIPREFQLDLDEIENDNGTVRCEMPALVQHKLDEIFEPVLIPEPKIRAVSPHFDDMHSTTASTINFVISQVASGDIYTSIQALGQIDEVLRQEDKAEAMSGHIDQFLIATFRQLCLVYNTHMADERLDKDDIVRLYSCIIGNMISLFQMESLAREASTGVLKDLMHGLITLMLDCRVEDLEEGQQVVRSVNLLVIKVLEKSDQTNILSALLLLLQDSLLATASSPKFSELVMKFYLQCLWRMIPLLPEAINNINLDRILLDIHNFMRVLPKEKLKQHKSELPMRTLKTLLHTLCKLKGPMIMDHLSMIENKHESELESHLLRVMKHSMDGASSKSDKETEKGASRTESC, encoded by the exons aTGGGAGGACACCAGGAACCATCTCACACGATTCCCAGAGAATTCCAGTTGGATTTGGATGAGATTGAGAATGACAATGGCACAGTGAGGTGTGAGATGCCTGCATTGGTTCAGCACAAACTGGATGAGATCTTTGAACCAGTCCTGATCCCAGAACCAAA GATTCGGGCTGTATCCCCGCACTTTGACGACATGCATAGTACCACGGCTTCTACTATCAACTTTGTAATTTCACAAGTAGCCAGTGGTGATATTTATACTAGTATACAAGCTTTAGGTCAG ATTGATGAAGTTTTGCGTCAGGAGGACAAAGCAGAAGCAATGTCAGGTCACATAGACCAATTCTTGATTGCTACCTTTAGGCAGCTATGTCTGGTGTACAACACTCATATGGCAGACGAGCGGCTGGACAAAGATGACATTGTTCGTCTCTACAGTTGCATCATTGGCAACATGATATCG CTTTTTCAAATGGAAAGTCTGGCCCGGGAAGCTTCCACAGGAGTTCTGAAGGATTTGATGCATGGTCTCATCACCCTAATGCTTGACTGCAGGGTGGAAGATCTAGAAGAGGGGCAACAAGTGGTGCGTTCAGTCAACCTCCTTGTTATTAAAGTACTGGAAAAGTCAGACCAGACTAATATATTGAG TGCTCTTCTGCTGCTTCTTCAGGACAGTCTGCTTGCTACAGCCAGTTCACCCAAGTTCTCAGAGCTAGTCATGAAG ttCTACttgcagtgtctgtggaggatgaTTCCACTCCTCCCAGAAGCAATCAACAATATAAATTTGGACAGAATTCTGCTGGATATCCATAATTTCATGAGGGTCCTGCCCAAAGAAAAGCTAAAGCAACACAAGAGTGAGCTGCCAATGCGGACTTTGAAGACTCTTCTGCACACTCTGTGCAAGCTTAAAGGCCCAATG ATCATGGATCACCTGAGCATGATCGAAAACAAACATGAGTCTGAGCTCGAGTCTCACCTCTTAAGGGTAATGAAGCACTCCATGGATGGCGCTAGTTCAAAATCTGACAAGGAGACGGAGAAAGGAGCATCCCGCACGGAAAGTTGCTGA